A stretch of Deltaproteobacteria bacterium DNA encodes these proteins:
- a CDS encoding type II toxin-antitoxin system Phd/YefM family antitoxin: MTKLNVNIHEAKTHLSKYLRRVQEGQQVTLCKKGSPIAEIIPFRPQKKGSSWQYLGIAKHLIGRVAKDFDKPLSEKELPGFGL; encoded by the coding sequence ATGACTAAGTTAAACGTCAATATTCACGAGGCCAAGACCCACCTTTCCAAATACTTAAGAAGGGTCCAAGAGGGGCAACAGGTCACCCTTTGCAAAAAGGGTTCGCCGATCGCCGAAATCATCCCGTTTCGGCCCCAAAAAAAGGGGAGTTCCTGGCAATATCTCGGCATTGCAAAACACCTCATCGGACGCGTGGCCAAAGATTTCGACAAGCCCCTCTCGGAAAAAGAGCTTCCCGGCTTTGGCCTATGA
- a CDS encoding type II toxin-antitoxin system VapC family toxin: MTFLVDTHIFIDLLQGNEKRFSKEAKNIFQHASNQFWVSAVCLWEISIKYALGKLELSKPPDAWLLDTIQKIGWQTLSIGPLHALAVSSLPFYHRDPFDRLLVAQAKTEDLPVVTRDGIFKKYGVKAVW, encoded by the coding sequence ATGACCTTTCTTGTCGATACCCACATCTTCATCGATCTTCTCCAAGGCAACGAAAAGCGTTTCTCGAAGGAAGCAAAAAACATCTTTCAACACGCATCAAACCAATTTTGGGTCAGCGCCGTTTGCCTGTGGGAAATTTCCATCAAATACGCCCTCGGCAAACTGGAACTCTCCAAACCACCCGACGCCTGGCTTTTGGACACCATCCAAAAAATCGGCTGGCAGACCCTTTCCATCGGCCCGCTTCACGCCCTTGCCGTCTCCTCCCTCCCCTTTTATCACAGGGACCCTTTCGACCGGCTCCTTGTCGCCCAGGCCAAAACAGAAGACCTTCCCGTCGTGACCCGCGACGGAATTTTCAAGAAATACGGCGTGAAGGCCGTTTGGTAA